A genomic region of Mycobacterium senriense contains the following coding sequences:
- the polA gene encoding DNA polymerase I, whose translation MLLDGNSLAFRAFYALPAENFKTRGGLTTNAVYGFTAMLINLLRDEAPTHIAAAFDVSRQTFRSERYPEYKANRSATPDEFRGQIDITKEVLAALGITVLAEEGFEADDLIATLATQAENDGYRVLVVTGDRDSLQLVSDNVTVLYPRKGVSELTRFTPDAVVEKYGLTPKQYPDFAALRGDPSDNLPGIPGVGEKTASKWIGEYGSLQALVDNADSVRGKVGDALRAHLASVIRNRELTDLVKDVPLAQTPDTLRLQPWDRDQIHRLFDDLEFRVLRDRLFETLAAVEPEVDEGFDVRGGALEAGELAVWLAEHSSGKRFGLAVVGTHLAYDADATALAIVSADGEGRYIDTATLDPEDEAALASWLADPGPPKALHEAKLAMHDLAGRGWTLAGVTSDTALAAYLVRPGQRSFSLDDLSLRYLRRELRAENPEQQQLSLLDDDEGTDDQAVQTLILRAVAVLDLADALDEELARINSTSLLSGMELPVQAVLAGMENAGIAVDLDLLNELQSDFAHQIRDAAEAAYAVIGKQINLGSPKQLQTVLFDELEMPKTKRTKTGYTTDADALQSLFDKTGHPFLQHLLTHRDATRLKVTVDGLLNSVASDGRIHTTFNQTIAATGRLSSTEPNLQNIPIRTEAGRRIRDAFVVGDGYSELMTADYSQIEMRIMAHLSKDAGLIEAFNTGEDLHSFVASRAFGVPIEEVTAELRRRVKAMSYGLAYGLSAYGLSAQLKISTEEAKDQMEQYFARFGGVRDYLMDVVEQARKDGFTSTVFGRRRYLPELDSSNRQVREAAERAALNAPIQGSAADIIKVAMLEVDRAIKDAGLSSRILLQVHDELLFEVASGERDQLEALVRAKMGGAYPLDVPLEVSVGYGRSWDAAAH comes from the coding sequence ATGCTGCTGGACGGCAACTCGCTGGCGTTTCGGGCGTTCTATGCGCTGCCCGCCGAAAACTTCAAAACCCGCGGCGGGCTGACCACGAACGCGGTCTACGGCTTCACCGCCATGCTGATCAACCTGCTGCGCGACGAGGCCCCGACCCACATCGCCGCGGCGTTCGACGTGTCGCGGCAGACCTTCCGCTCCGAGCGCTACCCGGAGTACAAGGCCAACCGGTCGGCGACGCCCGACGAGTTTCGCGGCCAGATCGACATCACCAAGGAAGTCCTCGCGGCGTTGGGCATCACGGTGTTGGCCGAGGAGGGTTTCGAGGCCGACGACCTGATCGCAACGCTGGCCACCCAGGCCGAAAACGACGGCTACCGCGTGCTGGTGGTCACCGGCGACCGTGACTCGCTGCAGTTGGTCAGCGACAACGTGACGGTGCTGTATCCCCGCAAGGGGGTCAGCGAGTTGACCCGCTTCACCCCGGACGCGGTCGTCGAGAAGTACGGGCTGACGCCCAAGCAGTACCCCGACTTCGCGGCACTGCGCGGCGATCCCAGCGACAACCTGCCCGGCATTCCCGGCGTGGGGGAGAAGACCGCCTCCAAATGGATCGGCGAATACGGGTCGCTGCAGGCGCTGGTGGACAACGCCGACTCGGTGCGCGGCAAGGTGGGCGACGCGCTGCGCGCACACCTGGCCAGCGTCATCCGCAACCGCGAGCTGACCGATCTCGTCAAAGACGTGCCGCTGGCCCAGACTCCGGACACGTTGCGGCTGCAGCCGTGGGATCGCGACCAGATTCACCGGCTCTTCGACGACCTGGAGTTCCGGGTGTTGCGGGACCGGTTGTTCGAAACCCTGGCCGCGGTGGAGCCCGAGGTCGACGAGGGCTTCGACGTGCGCGGCGGCGCGCTGGAAGCCGGCGAGCTCGCCGTGTGGCTGGCCGAGCACAGCTCGGGAAAGCGGTTCGGCCTGGCCGTCGTCGGTACCCACCTGGCCTACGACGCCGACGCCACCGCGCTGGCCATCGTCTCCGCCGACGGCGAGGGCCGCTACATCGACACCGCGACGCTGGATCCAGAAGACGAAGCGGCGCTGGCGTCTTGGCTTGCCGACCCCGGTCCGCCCAAGGCGCTGCACGAGGCCAAGCTGGCAATGCACGACCTGGCCGGACGCGGCTGGACGCTGGCCGGCGTCACCTCCGACACCGCGCTGGCCGCCTACCTGGTGCGGCCCGGGCAGCGCAGCTTCTCCCTCGACGACCTTTCGCTGCGCTACCTGCGCCGCGAGCTGCGCGCGGAAAACCCCGAACAGCAACAACTTTCGCTGCTCGACGACGACGAGGGCACCGACGACCAGGCGGTGCAGACGCTGATCCTGCGCGCCGTGGCGGTGCTCGACCTGGCCGACGCGCTCGACGAGGAGTTGGCGCGCATCAACTCCACGTCCTTGTTGAGCGGCATGGAGCTCCCGGTGCAGGCGGTGCTGGCCGGCATGGAAAACGCCGGTATCGCAGTCGATTTGGATCTGCTAAACGAGCTGCAGAGCGATTTCGCCCACCAGATCCGCGACGCGGCCGAGGCGGCGTACGCAGTGATCGGCAAGCAGATCAACCTGGGCTCGCCAAAACAGTTGCAGACGGTGCTCTTCGACGAGCTGGAGATGCCGAAGACCAAGCGCACCAAGACCGGCTACACCACCGACGCGGATGCCCTGCAATCGCTGTTCGACAAGACCGGCCATCCGTTCCTGCAGCATCTGCTGACCCACCGCGATGCCACTCGGCTGAAAGTCACCGTCGACGGGTTGCTGAACTCGGTGGCCTCGGACGGGCGCATCCACACCACGTTCAACCAGACCATCGCGGCCACAGGCAGATTGTCGTCGACCGAGCCGAACCTGCAGAACATTCCGATCCGCACCGAGGCGGGCCGGCGGATCCGCGACGCGTTCGTCGTCGGCGACGGTTACAGCGAGCTGATGACGGCCGACTACAGCCAGATCGAGATGCGGATCATGGCCCACCTGTCCAAGGACGCGGGCCTCATCGAGGCGTTCAACACCGGGGAGGACCTGCACTCGTTCGTCGCCTCGCGGGCATTCGGCGTGCCGATCGAAGAGGTCACCGCCGAGCTGCGCCGCCGGGTCAAGGCGATGTCCTACGGCCTGGCCTACGGATTGAGCGCCTATGGGCTGTCCGCGCAGCTGAAAATCTCCACCGAGGAAGCCAAAGACCAGATGGAGCAATACTTCGCCCGGTTCGGCGGGGTGCGCGACTACCTGATGGACGTCGTGGAGCAGGCCCGCAAGGACGGCTTCACGTCGACGGTCTTCGGCCGCCGTCGGTACCTGCCCGAACTCGACAGCAGCAACCGTCAGGTGCGCGAGGCCGCCGAGCGGGCGGCGCTCAACGCGCCGATTCAGGGCAGCGCGGCCGACATCATCAAGGTGGCGATGCTCGAGGTCGACAGGGCGATCAAAGACGCAGGGCTTTCGTCCCGGATTTTGCTGCAGGTGCACGACGAGTTGCTGTTCGAGGTCGCCTCCGGCGAGCGGGACCAGCTGGAGGCGCTGGTACGCGCCAAAATGGGCGGCGCCTACCCGCTCGACGTGCCGCTGGAGGTTTCGGTGGGTTACGGCCGCAGCTGGGACGCCGCGGCGCATTAG
- a CDS encoding Zn-ribbon domain-containing OB-fold protein, translating to MPEVTSQEPAIDGWFATDDAGNPHLIGSKCPECGTFVFPPRENNCPNPACASDALESVALSTRGTLWSYTENRYPPPAPYPAADPFEPFAIAAVELADEGIIVLGKVVEGTLAADLKVGIEMELATMTLFTDADGVERLVHAWKVAS from the coding sequence GTGCCAGAGGTCACCAGTCAAGAACCCGCGATCGACGGGTGGTTCGCCACCGATGACGCCGGAAATCCCCATCTGATCGGCAGCAAGTGCCCCGAGTGCGGCACCTTCGTGTTCCCGCCGCGGGAGAACAACTGCCCCAATCCGGCGTGCGCCAGCGACGCCCTAGAGTCCGTCGCATTGTCGACCCGGGGAACGCTGTGGAGCTACACCGAGAACCGGTACCCGCCACCGGCGCCCTACCCGGCGGCGGACCCGTTCGAACCGTTCGCCATCGCCGCGGTGGAGCTGGCCGACGAGGGCATCATCGTGCTCGGCAAGGTGGTCGAGGGCACGCTGGCCGCCGACCTGAAGGTCGGCATCGAGATGGAGCTGGCCACCATGACCCTGTTCACCGACGCCGACGGCGTCGAACGCCTCGTGCACGCGTGGAAGGTGGCCTCATGA
- a CDS encoding site-specific integrase — MATISKYQTSSGATLYRVRYRTPERGQTDKRGFKTKRDAEAFANSVEVTKARGEYVAPSLGRVTVGELGTAWLLRKEGHMKPSAYRSYENAWRVYVEPHWRATKVADVRYTAVQAWVAGLSKKLSASRVTTVYSVLAGILDDAARDRLIAANPARGVKLPRRGKRKNVYLSPDQLRCLAIESGRYGSLVLLLGTVGLRWGEAAALRVADVDFLRRRVVLHENAVAVGGTTHVGTLKTGHSRTVALPAFVVDELAATCAGKDRDELIWPARDGGYLAPPTNKSWLAGAVERCQKADKTFPRITAHALRHTAASLAVSAGANVKVIQRMLGHSSAAMTLDVYADLFDDDFTAVADKLSETVGKVWARGGDAAI; from the coding sequence GTGGCAACCATCAGTAAGTATCAAACATCAAGCGGTGCAACGCTTTACCGCGTCCGCTACCGGACTCCCGAACGGGGTCAGACCGATAAACGCGGGTTCAAAACCAAGCGGGACGCCGAGGCATTCGCCAACAGCGTCGAGGTCACCAAAGCGCGCGGGGAGTATGTCGCGCCATCCCTCGGGCGGGTCACGGTCGGGGAGTTGGGCACAGCGTGGCTGCTGCGCAAAGAAGGCCATATGAAGCCCAGCGCGTATCGCTCCTATGAGAACGCGTGGCGGGTGTACGTCGAGCCGCACTGGCGCGCGACGAAGGTTGCCGACGTCCGCTACACCGCGGTTCAGGCCTGGGTCGCCGGGCTGTCCAAGAAGCTCAGCGCATCGCGGGTGACCACGGTGTATTCGGTGCTGGCAGGCATCCTTGATGACGCCGCCCGGGACCGTTTGATCGCTGCGAATCCGGCGCGTGGCGTGAAGCTGCCGCGCCGCGGCAAGCGGAAGAACGTCTATCTCTCACCGGACCAGCTGCGCTGCTTGGCGATCGAATCGGGGCGTTACGGGTCGCTGGTGCTGCTGCTCGGGACCGTGGGCCTGCGTTGGGGTGAGGCCGCGGCGCTGCGCGTTGCTGACGTCGACTTCCTGCGGCGCCGTGTCGTGCTGCACGAGAACGCGGTGGCTGTCGGGGGAACAACTCACGTCGGCACGCTCAAAACCGGGCACAGCCGCACGGTGGCGCTACCGGCGTTCGTCGTCGACGAGCTCGCGGCTACCTGCGCGGGCAAGGACCGCGACGAACTGATCTGGCCTGCGCGCGACGGAGGGTACCTGGCGCCACCGACGAATAAGTCCTGGCTGGCCGGCGCAGTGGAACGATGCCAGAAGGCCGACAAGACATTTCCGCGGATCACCGCACACGCTCTACGTCACACCGCGGCGTCGCTGGCGGTGTCGGCGGGCGCCAACGTCAAGGTGATTCAGAGGATGCTCGGGCACTCCTCGGCCGCGATGACGCTCGATGTCTACGCCGATCTTTTCGACGACGATTTCACTGCAGTCGCCGACAAGTTATCTGAAACTGTGGGCAAAGTGTGGGCACGAGGGGGTGACGCGGCGATCTAG
- a CDS encoding ANTAR domain-containing response regulator, with protein sequence MTGPTTDTDAAVPRRVLIAEDEALIRMDLAEMLREEGYEIVGEAGDGQEAVELAERHQPDLVIMDVKMPRRDGIDAASEIASKRIAPIVVLTAFSQRDLVERARDAGAMAYLVKPFTISDLIPAIELALSRFSEIAELEREVASLSDRLETRKLVERAKGLLQSEQGMTEPEAFKWIQRAAMDRRTTMKRVAEVVLETLDPSKDA encoded by the coding sequence ATGACAGGCCCCACGACCGACACCGACGCCGCTGTGCCGCGCCGGGTCCTGATCGCTGAAGACGAAGCGCTCATCCGAATGGATCTCGCCGAGATGCTCCGAGAGGAGGGTTACGAGATCGTCGGAGAGGCCGGCGACGGACAGGAAGCCGTCGAATTGGCCGAGCGCCATCAGCCGGACCTGGTGATCATGGACGTGAAGATGCCGCGCCGCGACGGCATCGACGCGGCCTCGGAGATTGCCAGCAAGCGCATCGCCCCGATCGTGGTGCTGACCGCCTTCAGCCAACGCGATCTGGTGGAAAGGGCGCGCGACGCCGGGGCGATGGCCTATCTGGTGAAGCCGTTCACCATCAGCGACCTCATCCCGGCCATCGAATTGGCACTCAGCCGCTTCAGTGAGATCGCCGAGCTGGAGCGCGAGGTGGCCTCGTTGTCCGACCGGCTGGAGACCCGCAAGCTCGTGGAGCGCGCGAAGGGGCTGCTGCAAAGCGAGCAGGGCATGACCGAGCCCGAGGCCTTCAAGTGGATTCAACGGGCCGCCATGGACCGCAGGACCACGATGAAACGGGTGGCCGAAGTCGTCCTGGAGACCCTGGACCCGTCCAAGGACGCCTGA
- the rpsA gene encoding 30S ribosomal protein S1, with the protein MPSPAVTSPQVAVNDIGSSEDFLAAIDKTIKYFNDGDIVEGTIVKVDRDEVLLDIGYKTEGVIPARELSIKHDVDPNEVVSVGDEVEALVLTKEDKEGRLILSKKRAQYERAWGTIEALKEKDEAVKGTVIEVVKGGLILDIGLRGFLPASLVEMRRVRDLQPYIGKEIEAKIIELDKNRNNVVLSRRAWLEQTQSEVRSEFLNQLQKGAIRKGVVSSIVNFGAFVDLGGVDGLVHVSELSWKHIDHPSEVVQVGDEVTVEVLDVDMDRERVSLSLKATQEDPWRHFARTHAIGQIVPGKVTKLVPFGAFVRVEEGIEGLVHISELAERHVEVPDQVVAVGDDAMVKVIDIDLERRRISLSLKQANEDYTDEFDPAKYGMADSYDEQGNYIFPEGFDSETNEWLEGFDKQRNEWEARYAEAERRHKMHTAQMEKFAAAEAAGHTEQSPGNGAPPEKAGGSLASDAQLAALREKLAGNA; encoded by the coding sequence ATGCCGAGTCCCGCCGTCACCTCGCCGCAAGTAGCCGTCAACGACATTGGCTCGAGCGAGGACTTTCTCGCCGCAATAGACAAAACGATCAAGTACTTCAACGATGGCGACATCGTCGAAGGCACGATCGTCAAAGTGGACCGGGACGAGGTGCTCCTCGATATCGGCTACAAGACCGAAGGGGTCATCCCCGCCCGCGAACTCTCCATCAAGCACGATGTCGACCCCAACGAGGTCGTTTCCGTCGGTGATGAGGTCGAAGCCCTGGTCCTCACCAAGGAGGACAAAGAGGGTCGCCTGATTCTCTCCAAGAAGCGCGCGCAGTACGAGCGCGCCTGGGGCACCATCGAGGCGCTCAAGGAGAAGGACGAGGCCGTCAAGGGCACCGTCATCGAGGTGGTCAAGGGTGGCCTGATCCTCGACATCGGGTTGCGCGGCTTCCTGCCCGCCTCGCTGGTCGAGATGCGCCGGGTGCGCGATCTGCAGCCGTACATCGGCAAGGAGATCGAGGCCAAGATCATCGAGCTGGACAAGAACCGCAACAACGTGGTGCTGAGCCGCCGCGCATGGCTGGAGCAGACCCAGTCCGAGGTGCGCAGCGAGTTCCTCAACCAGCTGCAGAAGGGCGCCATCCGCAAGGGTGTCGTCTCCTCCATCGTCAACTTCGGTGCGTTCGTCGACCTCGGCGGTGTGGACGGTCTGGTGCACGTTTCCGAGCTGTCCTGGAAGCACATCGACCACCCGTCCGAGGTGGTGCAGGTGGGCGACGAGGTTACCGTCGAGGTGCTCGACGTCGACATGGACCGCGAGCGGGTTTCGTTGTCGCTCAAGGCGACTCAGGAAGACCCGTGGCGCCACTTCGCCCGCACCCACGCCATCGGCCAGATCGTGCCCGGCAAGGTCACCAAGCTGGTTCCGTTCGGTGCGTTCGTGCGTGTCGAGGAGGGCATCGAAGGTCTGGTGCACATCTCCGAGCTGGCCGAGCGCCACGTCGAGGTCCCCGACCAGGTGGTCGCCGTCGGCGACGACGCGATGGTCAAGGTCATCGACATCGACCTGGAGCGCCGCCGGATCTCGTTGTCGCTCAAGCAGGCCAACGAGGACTACACCGACGAGTTCGACCCGGCGAAGTACGGCATGGCCGACAGTTACGACGAGCAGGGCAACTACATCTTCCCCGAAGGCTTCGACTCCGAGACCAACGAATGGCTCGAGGGCTTCGACAAGCAGCGCAACGAGTGGGAAGCCCGCTACGCCGAGGCCGAGCGCCGGCACAAGATGCACACGGCGCAGATGGAGAAGTTCGCCGCCGCCGAGGCTGCCGGGCACACCGAGCAGTCGCCGGGCAACGGTGCTCCTCCGGAGAAGGCGGGCGGATCGCTGGCCAGCGACGCCCAATTGGCCGCTCTGCGGGAGAAACTCGCCGGCAACGCGTGA
- a CDS encoding DMT family transporter, which produces MNAGWIIPFIVLGGALQTCGAAMNGQLYKHLINPWLASAVSFAVITVFFVAAFLLMPKPLPTARDVASMPWWAVVGGLVGAVQVYAGLTLVNRVGAGTFMGITVTSALIMSLVIDHFGWLRLDPHPITLPRALGGVLMVCGVVLIARF; this is translated from the coding sequence ATGAACGCAGGCTGGATCATTCCGTTCATCGTCCTGGGCGGCGCGCTTCAGACGTGCGGAGCCGCCATGAACGGCCAGCTCTACAAGCACCTGATCAACCCGTGGCTGGCGTCGGCAGTGTCCTTCGCGGTGATCACCGTTTTCTTCGTTGCCGCATTCCTGTTGATGCCGAAACCGCTGCCCACGGCCAGGGACGTCGCGTCGATGCCTTGGTGGGCCGTGGTCGGTGGCCTGGTCGGGGCCGTCCAGGTCTATGCCGGCCTCACCCTGGTCAACCGGGTCGGGGCCGGCACGTTCATGGGCATCACCGTCACGTCAGCGCTCATCATGTCACTGGTGATCGACCATTTTGGCTGGTTGCGGCTGGATCCTCACCCGATCACGCTGCCCAGGGCCCTCGGCGGCGTCCTCATGGTGTGCGGAGTAGTGCTGATCGCCAGGTTTTGA
- a CDS encoding lipid-transfer protein, which yields MSAPEPLYILGAGMHPWGKWGRDFTEYGVVAARAALVEAGLDWQQIQLVAGADTIRNGYPGFIAGSTFAQKLGWNGVPVSSSYAACASGSQALQSARAHILAGFCDVALVIGADTTPKGAFAPVGGERKNDPDWQRFHLIGAMNPVYFALLARRRMDLYGATSEDFAAVKVKNSQHGLQNPNARYRKESSVEDVLASPVVSDPLRQLDICATSDGAAALIVASAEFARKHLGSLEGVPSVRAVSTVTPRYPQHLPELPDIATDSTAVVAAPERVFKDQILDAAYAEAGIGPEDVSLAEVYDLSTALELDWYEHLGLCAKGEAEELLRSGATTIGGRVPVNPSGGLACFGEAIPAQAIAQVCELTWQLRGRATGRQVENATVGVTANQGLFGHGSSVIVAR from the coding sequence ATGAGCGCTCCGGAACCGCTCTACATCCTCGGGGCCGGGATGCACCCGTGGGGCAAATGGGGCCGCGACTTCACCGAATACGGCGTGGTCGCCGCGCGCGCCGCGCTGGTCGAGGCGGGGCTGGACTGGCAGCAGATCCAGCTGGTCGCCGGCGCCGACACGATCCGCAACGGCTACCCGGGCTTCATCGCGGGGTCGACGTTCGCCCAGAAGCTCGGCTGGAACGGCGTGCCGGTCAGCTCCAGCTACGCGGCCTGCGCCAGCGGTTCGCAGGCGCTGCAGAGCGCCCGTGCCCACATCCTGGCCGGCTTCTGCGACGTCGCGCTGGTCATCGGCGCCGACACCACCCCGAAGGGCGCGTTCGCCCCAGTCGGCGGCGAGCGCAAGAACGACCCCGACTGGCAGCGCTTCCACCTCATCGGTGCGATGAACCCCGTGTACTTCGCGTTGCTGGCGCGGCGCCGGATGGATCTCTACGGCGCGACGTCCGAGGACTTCGCCGCGGTGAAGGTGAAGAACTCCCAGCACGGCCTGCAGAACCCGAACGCCCGCTACCGCAAGGAATCTTCGGTCGAGGACGTGCTGGCGAGTCCGGTGGTCTCGGACCCGTTGCGGCAGCTCGACATCTGCGCCACCTCCGACGGCGCCGCGGCACTGATCGTGGCCAGCGCCGAGTTCGCCCGCAAGCACCTCGGCTCGCTCGAGGGTGTGCCGTCCGTGCGCGCGGTCAGCACGGTCACGCCGCGCTACCCGCAGCACCTGCCCGAATTGCCGGACATCGCAACGGATTCCACCGCCGTCGTGGCCGCCCCGGAGCGGGTGTTCAAGGATCAGATCCTCGATGCGGCCTACGCCGAGGCGGGCATCGGACCCGAGGACGTGAGCCTGGCCGAGGTCTACGACCTGTCCACCGCGCTGGAACTCGACTGGTACGAGCATCTGGGGCTGTGCGCCAAGGGCGAAGCGGAGGAACTGCTGCGCAGCGGCGCCACCACGATCGGCGGCCGGGTCCCGGTCAACCCGTCGGGTGGGCTGGCGTGCTTCGGCGAAGCGATCCCCGCCCAGGCGATCGCTCAGGTCTGCGAGTTGACCTGGCAGCTGCGTGGCCGGGCCACCGGCCGGCAGGTGGAGAACGCCACCGTCGGGGTGACCGCCAACCAGGGGCTGTTCGGGCACGGCTCGTCGGTGATCGTCGCGCGTTAG
- a CDS encoding helix-turn-helix domain-containing protein has product MISSAFSLIASPSSYRRSRFIAQTNITLILESSFLIAHTRGVSGKSMDLGPIGAHAAETVRTLREKRRLTYAELARILDGLGRPIPPLGLRRIEAGERRIDVDDLAALALALEVSPLRLLLPTEESALVSNGERYSAARIWDWGMGRWPLAGDEVTFVRDSHPLRWAEKMTGRETGDAMTLKLGAHTIQRDIEREEQIAHKSVEGD; this is encoded by the coding sequence TTGATCTCATCCGCGTTCAGTCTGATCGCGTCTCCATCAAGTTATAGACGGTCTCGATTTATTGCGCAAACCAACATCACTCTGATACTTGAATCTTCATTTTTGATCGCGCATACTCGTGGCGTGTCAGGTAAGTCGATGGATCTGGGGCCGATCGGAGCCCATGCCGCCGAAACGGTGCGCACACTCCGGGAAAAACGACGGCTGACCTATGCCGAATTGGCCCGGATCCTCGACGGCCTCGGCCGTCCGATTCCGCCGTTGGGATTGCGACGTATCGAGGCCGGCGAACGGCGAATAGACGTCGACGATCTGGCCGCGCTTGCGTTGGCGCTCGAGGTATCGCCGCTGCGGTTGCTGCTGCCGACCGAGGAAAGCGCGCTGGTGTCCAACGGCGAACGCTATTCGGCTGCCCGGATATGGGATTGGGGCATGGGCAGGTGGCCGCTTGCCGGCGATGAGGTGACGTTCGTGCGCGATTCGCACCCGCTGCGGTGGGCCGAGAAGATGACCGGCCGCGAAACAGGCGACGCGATGACCCTCAAGCTCGGCGCGCACACGATCCAGCGCGACATCGAACGCGAAGAACAGATCGCCCACAAGTCGGTTGAGGGCGACTGA
- the coaE gene encoding dephospho-CoA kinase — protein sequence MLRIGLTGGIGAGKSALSSTFEQCGAVIVDGDVIAREVVQPGTEGLAALVEAFGSDILLADGSLDRPALAAKAFRDDEARKTLNGIVHPLVGNRRSEIIASVPEDSVVVEDIPLLVESGMAPLFPLVVIVHADVEVRLRRLVDQRGMPEDDARARIAAQASDEQRRAVADIWVDNSGSLEDLVQRAHDVWDTRIVPFAHNLSAHQIVRAPARLVPPDPSWSDQAQRIVSRLKTSCGHRALRVDHIGSTAVPDLPAKDVIDVQITVESLAVADELVEPLLSAGYPRIEHVAEDVAKPDARSTVESYDHRDDPGLWLKRVHASADPGRPTNVHIRVDGWPNQQFALLFVDWLTANPAARADYLNVKRAAEKGGAGDTAAYVEVKEPWFLDAYRRAWEWADSTGWKP from the coding sequence ATGCTGCGGATCGGGTTGACCGGTGGCATCGGCGCCGGCAAGTCGGCGCTGTCGTCCACCTTCGAGCAATGCGGTGCCGTCATCGTCGACGGTGACGTCATCGCACGTGAGGTGGTGCAGCCGGGGACCGAGGGCCTGGCCGCGCTGGTCGAGGCGTTCGGAAGCGACATCCTGCTTGCGGACGGATCGCTGGATCGACCGGCGTTGGCCGCGAAAGCCTTTCGCGACGACGAGGCACGCAAGACGCTGAACGGGATTGTCCACCCGCTGGTGGGCAATCGCCGTTCGGAGATCATCGCCTCGGTGCCCGAGGATTCCGTTGTGGTCGAGGACATTCCGCTGCTGGTGGAGTCCGGGATGGCGCCACTGTTCCCGCTCGTCGTCATCGTCCACGCCGACGTGGAGGTGCGGCTGCGGCGACTGGTCGACCAGCGCGGCATGCCCGAGGATGACGCCCGCGCGAGGATCGCCGCGCAGGCCAGCGACGAGCAGCGCCGCGCGGTCGCCGACATCTGGGTGGACAACTCGGGCAGCCTCGAGGATTTGGTACAGCGGGCCCACGACGTGTGGGACACCCGCATCGTCCCGTTCGCGCACAACCTGAGCGCACACCAGATCGTCCGGGCTCCGGCCCGGTTGGTGCCGCCCGACCCGAGCTGGTCGGACCAGGCGCAACGAATTGTGAGCCGCCTCAAGACCAGCTGCGGTCACCGCGCGCTGCGCGTCGATCACATCGGCTCGACCGCCGTGCCGGACTTACCGGCCAAGGACGTCATCGACGTTCAGATCACCGTCGAATCCCTGGCAGTCGCAGACGAACTCGTCGAGCCGTTGCTGTCCGCCGGGTACCCGCGCATCGAGCACGTCGCCGAGGACGTGGCCAAGCCCGACGCCCGCAGCACCGTCGAGAGCTACGACCACCGGGACGATCCGGGGCTGTGGCTCAAGCGAGTTCACGCCTCGGCCGATCCCGGTCGACCGACCAACGTGCACATCCGGGTGGACGGCTGGCCCAATCAGCAGTTCGCCCTGCTGTTCGTGGACTGGCTGACGGCCAACCCCGCCGCCCGAGCCGACTACCTAAACGTCAAGCGCGCCGCCGAAAAGGGCGGCGCCGGAGACACCGCGGCCTACGTCGAGGTGAAAGAGCCGTGGTTCCTGGACGCGTACCGCCGGGCCTGGGAGTGGGCCGACTCGACGGGCTGGAAGCCCTGA
- a CDS encoding Fpg/Nei family DNA glycosylase: MPELPDVEGFRRELAKTLPRRRIEHVDVLDPGILRNTSAAALARRLAGHRFRAPRRHGKWLVLPTDGPALLIHSGMTGHPYYAEAGAEPEKYERLVVSLDKGELRYADLRKLRGVWLTDDEDDLADVLGSQGPDALGMGLREFRDVIAGRRGRLKPTLMDQSVIAGLGNLLVDEICWRARIRPTVAIAELDDGTVKDLHRAMTQVLHTAVRHGRVPGLPRWLTGARDDPDPHCPRCGSALRHGRIGGRMSFWCPHCQP; encoded by the coding sequence GTGCCTGAACTGCCGGATGTCGAAGGATTCCGGCGCGAGCTTGCTAAAACCTTGCCCCGCCGCCGGATTGAACACGTTGATGTCCTTGACCCCGGAATCCTGCGCAACACCTCCGCCGCCGCGCTCGCCCGGCGCCTGGCCGGGCACCGTTTCCGCGCCCCGCGCCGGCACGGCAAATGGCTGGTACTGCCGACCGATGGCCCGGCGCTCCTGATCCACAGTGGCATGACCGGACACCCGTACTACGCCGAAGCGGGCGCCGAGCCGGAAAAGTATGAGCGCCTGGTGGTGTCGCTCGACAAGGGTGAACTGCGCTACGCCGACCTGCGCAAGCTGCGCGGGGTGTGGCTGACCGACGACGAGGACGACCTGGCGGACGTGCTGGGTTCGCAGGGGCCCGACGCGCTGGGCATGGGTCTGCGAGAGTTTCGCGACGTGATTGCCGGGCGACGCGGCCGGCTGAAACCGACACTGATGGACCAGTCGGTGATCGCGGGCCTCGGCAATCTGCTCGTCGACGAAATCTGCTGGCGGGCCAGGATACGGCCCACCGTTGCGATTGCGGAGTTGGACGACGGAACCGTCAAGGACTTGCATCGCGCCATGACGCAGGTGCTGCACACGGCGGTGCGCCACGGCCGGGTGCCCGGCCTCCCGCGCTGGCTCACCGGGGCACGCGACGATCCAGACCCGCACTGCCCGCGCTGCGGCAGCGCCCTTCGCCACGGCCGGATCGGCGGCCGGATGTCGTTCTGGTGTCCCCATTGCCAGCCCTAG